A genomic stretch from Telopea speciosissima isolate NSW1024214 ecotype Mountain lineage chromosome 7, Tspe_v1, whole genome shotgun sequence includes:
- the LOC122668320 gene encoding putative UDP-rhamnose:rhamnosyltransferase 1, whose protein sequence is MAGSTKDSKENLHVVILPYLAFGHMIPFLHLSTSLANSGIRVSFISSPKNIQRLPSPPHHLSHLIQMVQLPLPHVDGLPLGVEASTDVTTMDQSHLKIAYDLWKQPFKHFIEHDTPDWIIHDSTPYWIADIASEFNIPHILFSVYSASVYSFFGPPEYLADPTKYWTSPERLSSSPEWITFPSSVAFPSYEAPYVLAGFFGTNGSGVRDSVRVATSLRSCKAVAIRSCKEYEGQYLDLLEKLFRKPVIPIGLLPPAVPEKRECGGGAGGEEWEATFRWLDEQKPKSVVFAGFGSECKLSKEQLAEIAHGLEHSGLPFIWTLRKPMWAVDDNDALPLGFKARTESKGKVCMGWAPQMEILAHQSIGGSLFHSGWGSIVETLQFGHTLVILPLIMDQSLNASLLVERGLAVEVERAKDGSFERENIARALRKAMVDEEGESVRVRAREMRKIFGDLNLQQDYIDGFVHYLKKGR, encoded by the coding sequence ATGGCTGGTTCTACAAAAGATTCAAAGGAAAACCTTCACGTAGTGATTCTTCCTTACTTAGCCTTCGGCCAcatgattccctttctccatctctcCACATCCTTAGCTAACTCTGGAATCCGTGTTTCCTTCATCTCTTCCCCCAAAAACATCCAAAGACTCCCCTCACCTCCTCATCATCTATCCCATCTTATCCAAATGGTCCAACTTCCCTTACCTCACGTCGACGGCCTTCCTCTCGGCGTCGAAGCTTCCACCGACGTAACCACAATGGACCAAAGTCATCTCAAGATTGCTTACGATCTCTGGAAACAACCTTTCAAGCATTTCATCGAACACGACACACCTGATTGGATCATCCACGACTCCACTCCATACTGGATCGCAGATATCGCTAGCGAGTTCAACATTCCACACATTTTGTTCTCTGTCTACTCTGCTTCTGTCTACAGCTTCTTTGGACCACCAGAGTACTTAGCTGACCCAACCAAGTACTGGACTTCACCGGAACGCTTGTCTTCGTCACCGGAGTGGATTACTTTCCCATCTTCAGTCGCTTTTCCAAGCTACGAAGCGCCTTATGTGCTTGCAGGATTCTTCGGAACCAATGGATCCGGTGTTAGGGACTCTGTTAGGGTTGCCACTAGCCTTCGGTCGTGCAAAGCGGTGGCCATACGTAGCTGCAAGGAGTATGAAGGTCAGTACTTGGATTTACTGGAGAAATTGTTTCGGAAACCCGTAATTCCGATTGGTTTGCTTCCTCCGGCAGTGCCGGAAAAAAGAGaatgtggtggtggtgccggCGGTGAAGAGTGGGAAGCCACATTCAGGTGGCTTGATGAACAGAAACCCAAATCTGTTGTGTTTGCAGGGTTTGGCAGCGAGTGTAAGTTGAGTAAGGAGCAGTTGGCAGAGATTGCTCATGGGCTTGAACATTCTGGGCTTCCTTTCATATGGACTTTGAGAAAGCCCATGTGGGCTGTGGACGATAATGACGCCTTGCCATTGGGTTTTAAGGCTCGGACGGAGTCGAAGGGTAAAGTGTGTATGGGGTGGGCTCCGCAGATGGAAATATTGGCCCACCAATCGATTGGTGGGTCACTGTTCCACTCTGGGTGGGGTTCCATTGTGGAGACTCTTCAATTTGGTCACACCCTTGTGATCCTACCCTTAATAATGGACCAAAGCTTGAACGCTTCGTTGTTGGTAGAGAGAGGTTTGGCTGTGGAAGTAGAGAGAGCCAAGGATGGATCGTTCGAGAGAGAAAACATTGCAAGGGCTCTGAGGAAAGCCATGGTGGATGAAGAAGGTGAGAGTGTGAGGGTTCGAGCTAGAGAGATGAGGAAAATCTTTGGTGATCTCAATCTCCAGCAAGACTACATTGATGGGTTCGTTCACTATTTGAAGAAAGGTCGTTAA